DNA sequence from the Tenacibaculum mesophilum genome:
ATGTTGCCTTTGTTGACGAATTAGCTGTATATGATAGCCTTTGGAACAAACAAATAATTGTAAACAATAAAAAACCCATCTATAGTAAATCGATAACCCAAACCGCTAATGGTATTATTTGGGTTGCCACATTTAAAAATGGCCTTTTGGGAATTAAAAATGGCAAAGTAATTCGACATTATACCACACGAAATGGCTTAACCTCAAATATTATTGAAAAAATTAAAGCTGACCAAAATAATCTATGGATTGTAGGTGTAAACAGTATTCAAAAACTCGATATCCTCACCCACAAATTCAAAACACTTACCAAGCGAGACGGTATTAAATCATACAATATTTCTAGTATTGAAATAATTGGTAACAAAATCTATTTCTCATCTGACAAAGGGTTATTTTCCATTGATAAAAACAATGCTTTTAAAACATTACATCCTAAAGTATATTTTAGTGCTATAGAAATTAATGAAAAAGACACCCTAATTACTTCAAATTATACCTTAAGGTATAATCAAAACGCAATAAGAATAAATTTTAATGTTAATGGTTTTTTGTTTAACCAAAAAGGAACGTATAAATATCGTTTAAAAGGATATAACGATGCTTGGTTAACTACAGCTATTGGTGAAAACTCAATAAAATACAATAGTTTACCCGCGGGTGAATACACCTTTCAAGTACACCCATTTTTAAATAGTACAAGTACTAACTATGAAATAAAAGAGCTACACTTTTTTATTAAAAAACCATTTTGGAAAACGTTATGGTTTATCTTATTAATTGTTTCTATTATTTTAGGAGCTACTATTTTATACTTTAAACAAGCAATGCTAAAAAAGGAAAAAGAGCGCATTGCCCAACTTGAAAAAATATCTTTAGAAAAAGAACTGATCGCTATTAATTTAACTGCTTTGCGTTCACAAATGAATCCGCATTTTATTTTTAATGCGTTAAACTCTATTCAAGATTTAGTTTTACAACAAGACACTGATGCTTCCTACGACTATATTGTATTATTTGCTAAACTTATACGAAGCACCTTAAACTATACAAATCAAGATTTTATTCCTATAGAAAAAGAGTTAGAATTTTTAAATGTATATCTCCAACTAGAAAAACTTCGTTTTGGTGATGACTTTAACTACACCATTACCTACGATTCTCATGAAGAATTAGAAGTTCCTTCTTTATTAATTCAACCTTTTATTGAAAATGCTTTAGTACATGGTTTACTACATAAAGAAGGAGAAAAAAAACTAGACATCACCTTCAATCTATCAGAAAACACCTTACAATGTATTATTACTGATAACGGTATTGGAAGAAAGAAAAGTAAAGAAATTAATCTCCGCCAAGGAAACCGTCATGAATCTTTTGCGTTGAACTCCATAAAAAAACGTTTAGAAATTTTTCAAAAACAATATGTTACTAAAATAGGTTTTGTTATTGAAGATATTTATAAAAACAACAATCCTAATGGCACAAGAGTAATTGTAACCATGCCTTTTAAGTATCTATTCTAAATTAACATCGCTTTTTACCTGCTTGTAAAAAACTATTC
Encoded proteins:
- a CDS encoding sensor histidine kinase, with amino-acid sequence MKVVFSHKPSFLLIKYFLLLLILCTSIATKAQDPVFIQLSEKNKLPDNEFYNIHEDRKGFIWLCANKGLYRYDGKTFKNYSNPLQRGASVFNTQEDNLGRIWCNNISGQFFYTQNDELHLFKDLSGYLNGELGDFVIRNDFLWVFTVKTIYKIDLKTKQIIQQHTTKKGFGTPFSFNNTIYSGAIDSIISINKDNSITSLIETNLPYKGKKGNAISLGKSIIFKTSSTYIYSQIRNKKNSFYKLNFSQKKLESVKGLKSLEKIKLYTIFEHNDETWIATNQGVWVFAFKNAAFQLKKRFLTDKHITKIIRDKDNNYWLTSLNNGVYIIPNIHIETCNIPLKEENIKTLDKINDSTLVMGSNRGNVIFYNTNSHTSKTINLPVNEGKLSKLKYNPNQQKIYLSKGFRSYILDYKNLTLEKTRFFDAAKSFSFLAHNDLLYTNHNKVVLLKNANYNGKEKFISTNKRTYDSFYDEIKHQVYVAFVDELAVYDSLWNKQIIVNNKKPIYSKSITQTANGIIWVATFKNGLLGIKNGKVIRHYTTRNGLTSNIIEKIKADQNNLWIVGVNSIQKLDILTHKFKTLTKRDGIKSYNISSIEIIGNKIYFSSDKGLFSIDKNNAFKTLHPKVYFSAIEINEKDTLITSNYTLRYNQNAIRINFNVNGFLFNQKGTYKYRLKGYNDAWLTTAIGENSIKYNSLPAGEYTFQVHPFLNSTSTNYEIKELHFFIKKPFWKTLWFILLIVSIILGATILYFKQAMLKKEKERIAQLEKISLEKELIAINLTALRSQMNPHFIFNALNSIQDLVLQQDTDASYDYIVLFAKLIRSTLNYTNQDFIPIEKELEFLNVYLQLEKLRFGDDFNYTITYDSHEELEVPSLLIQPFIENALVHGLLHKEGEKKLDITFNLSENTLQCIITDNGIGRKKSKEINLRQGNRHESFALNSIKKRLEIFQKQYVTKIGFVIEDIYKNNNPNGTRVIVTMPFKYLF